The following proteins are encoded in a genomic region of Pseudanabaena galeata CCNP1313:
- a CDS encoding WG repeat-containing protein, with protein sequence MSYCLNPVCSQPQNPDVTFCQSCGAKLLLRERYRAVRQIGQGGFGKTFLAVDQDLPNKPACVIKQFSPQIQGASGLQKATELFEQEAVQLNILGKHPQIPELLAHLEQDGRLYLVQEYVKGGNLAEELEKDGAFSEAKIRELLVGLLPVLQYIHDNQVIHRDIKPENIIRRNDGKLFLVDFGIVKLVTGSTLFKTGISVVGTLGYAAPEQLKGKTNFNSDLYSLGVTCLHLLSGIEPSDLFDDGEHRWIWRDYLLNPISQPLGTLLDKMVEIGINSRYQSASEILQVLSGKPKNRSVTNNQVKPVVKQENSVISEIISQSLIEPIEVKRKDGYPSGYFSYQDQSGQAITELLFDKALPFSEGLAIVKFKGKWGAIDQTGEFVIAPKLTCSSIWSFEDGLAKFFDGNYGLIDKSGKIIVEPRFSKIYEFCDGLAKVSTRGLCGLIDKSGKIIVEPRFKAIYEFCDDLAKVSIDSINRVELYGLINKYGKIIVEPQFNHIDQFYNGLAKVLIISGNQKKCGLINTDGELIVEPSYQEIGGFINGLAMVGNSSGFIDEKGNFISKELVNEKRQVIFNNRFVSFSEGLAAFESNKKWGFIDGCGKIIIKPKFLEVQPFSKGYTKVKYKKLWGDEKWRTINKQGYFVD encoded by the coding sequence ATGAGTTATTGCCTTAATCCTGTTTGCTCTCAGCCTCAAAATCCAGATGTAACTTTTTGTCAGTCCTGTGGGGCTAAGTTGTTGCTGCGGGAGCGTTATCGGGCGGTGCGTCAAATTGGGCAGGGTGGTTTTGGTAAGACGTTTTTGGCGGTGGATCAAGATTTGCCGAATAAGCCTGCTTGTGTGATTAAGCAGTTTAGTCCGCAGATTCAAGGTGCTAGTGGTTTACAAAAGGCGACTGAGCTTTTTGAGCAGGAGGCGGTGCAGCTAAATATTTTGGGTAAGCATCCGCAGATTCCTGAATTGTTGGCGCATTTGGAACAGGATGGGCGGTTGTATTTGGTGCAGGAATATGTGAAGGGGGGGAATTTGGCGGAGGAGTTGGAGAAAGATGGAGCTTTTAGTGAGGCGAAAATTCGGGAGTTGTTGGTGGGGTTGTTGCCTGTGTTGCAATATATCCATGATAATCAGGTGATTCATCGGGATATTAAGCCAGAGAATATTATTAGACGTAATGATGGAAAGTTGTTTTTGGTTGATTTTGGGATAGTAAAGCTGGTTACTGGCAGTACATTGTTTAAAACTGGTATATCGGTTGTAGGTACGTTGGGATACGCTGCTCCAGAACAACTTAAGGGTAAAACTAATTTTAATAGCGATCTGTATTCTTTAGGAGTGACTTGTTTACATCTTCTTTCAGGTATTGAGCCATCTGATTTGTTTGATGATGGTGAACACAGATGGATATGGCGCGATTATTTGCTAAATCCTATAAGCCAGCCATTGGGAACTCTGCTAGATAAAATGGTGGAAATAGGTATAAATTCCCGCTATCAATCAGCTTCAGAAATTTTGCAAGTACTTAGTGGTAAGCCTAAAAATCGAAGTGTCACAAATAACCAAGTCAAGCCAGTTGTAAAACAGGAAAATTCAGTAATATCTGAAATTATAAGTCAGTCTCTTATTGAACCTATAGAGGTTAAAAGGAAAGATGGTTACCCTAGTGGATACTTTAGTTATCAAGATCAATCGGGTCAGGCTATTACTGAATTGTTATTTGACAAAGCTTTGCCATTTTCAGAAGGCTTGGCGATAGTAAAATTTAAAGGCAAATGGGGAGCTATTGATCAAACAGGAGAATTTGTGATAGCACCAAAACTTACTTGCTCTAGTATTTGGAGTTTTGAAGATGGATTAGCAAAATTTTTTGATGGAAATTACGGACTGATTGACAAGTCTGGAAAGATAATTGTTGAACCTCGGTTTAGTAAGATTTATGAATTCTGCGATGGTTTAGCAAAAGTATCTACTAGAGGATTGTGTGGATTAATTGATAAGTCTGGAAAGATAATTGTTGAACCTCGGTTTAAAGCTATTTATGAATTCTGCGATGATTTAGCTAAAGTATCTATTGACTCAATAAATCGAGTCGAATTATATGGGCTAATTAATAAGTATGGGAAAATAATTGTTGAACCTCAGTTCAATCATATAGATCAATTCTACAACGGTTTAGCAAAGGTGCTAATTATATCAGGTAATCAAAAGAAGTGTGGTTTAATAAATACAGATGGGGAGCTAATTGTTGAACCTTCTTATCAAGAAATAGGTGGTTTTATAAATGGATTAGCAATGGTAGGCAATTCTAGCGGATTTATTGATGAGAAGGGCAACTTCATTTCAAAAGAATTAGTCAATGAAAAGCGACAAGTAATTTTTAATAATCGTTTCGTTAGCTTCAGTGAAGGCTTGGCGGCTTTTGAGTCCAATAAAAAATGGGGTTTTATCGACGGATGCGGGAAAATTATTATTAAACCAAAATTTCTTGAGGTTCAGCCGTTCTCTAAGGGATATACAAAAGTGAAATACAAAAAGTTATGGGGCGATGAAAAATGGCGAACCATTAATAAACAAGGATATTTCGTTGATTAA
- a CDS encoding type II toxin-antitoxin system RelE/ParE family toxin: protein MAEPNQFQNCGMGLMSIDPLVELKFSEEFKNKLRNLSKKYRNIRADLQPILDDLQAGNFQGDQIANVGYTVFKLRIKNRDNKKGKSAGYRVIYYVKTATSVFLVTIYSKSEQSNIPAAEIRRILANYE from the coding sequence ATGGCAGAACCAAACCAATTTCAGAACTGTGGGATGGGATTGATGTCGATTGATCCATTAGTTGAGCTTAAATTCTCAGAAGAGTTTAAAAATAAACTCCGCAATTTATCGAAAAAATATCGTAACATTCGCGCCGATTTACAACCGATTCTTGACGATCTTCAAGCAGGAAACTTTCAAGGTGATCAAATTGCTAACGTTGGCTACACAGTTTTCAAATTGCGGATTAAGAATCGAGACAACAAAAAAGGTAAAAGTGCGGGTTACAGAGTCATTTACTACGTCAAAACAGCTACATCAGTTTTTCTAGTTACGATTTACTCAAAATCAGAGCAGTCAAATATCCCAGCCGCAGAAATTCGCCGTATTCTGGCTAACTATGAATAA
- a CDS encoding type II toxin-antitoxin system RelE family toxin: protein MSYEVGFKPSALREVRKLDEVTRKAIISEVELLADNPRPDGCKKLKGESNLYRIRVLSNYRVVYEIQDRRLIVTVVKVGHRRDVYR, encoded by the coding sequence ATGTCATACGAAGTTGGGTTTAAGCCTTCTGCTTTGCGAGAAGTTCGCAAGTTGGATGAGGTTACACGCAAGGCTATTATTTCGGAAGTTGAGTTGCTTGCGGATAATCCTCGCCCTGATGGTTGCAAAAAGCTAAAGGGAGAAAGTAATTTATATAGAATTCGGGTTTTGAGTAACTATCGTGTTGTCTATGAAATACAGGATCGGCGGTTGATTGTGACAGTTGTTAAGGTTGGTCATCGACGAGATGTGTATCGGTAG